TGTGTTTAGACTGGGCGATCGGGTGACGATTCACACACCCACCCAGACCCAAACCCTTATTTTAGAAAAGGGGGAAGGGGAAGGAGCTTTTCTTGGCCACATTAGTCGAGGAAACCGCCCTTCTCAACTGCTCAAGAAGGACTTTATCGCCTATGATTGGAGAATCAGCCTCCGAACGCTGCGACGCAGCTCTAAGTTAACGCTTCTTCTTTCTCTTGCGCAAGTGTCGGACTGTCAACCGCCACACCCATCGCATGCATCCCATTGTCAACATACAGAGTCACCCCAGTAATCGCTGAGGCCTGAGGGGAAAGGAGGAAAGCCGCAGAATTGCCGATCTCTTCCGCTTTAAGGTCCTTTTGAAGGGGAGCGTTGTGGTGGGCATATTCGATCATCGCGCCGATAAAGCCGATAGCGCGCGCTGCCCGACTTCCCAAGGCTCCTGCAGAAATCGTATTGATCCGCAGTCCCCACTTTCTTCCCGCTTCCCAAGCAAGGGTGCGGGTATCACTTTCAAGAGCTGCTTTTGCGGAGCTCATGCCGCCCCCGTAACCAGGAACAGCTCGCTCGGAAGCGAGATAGGTAAGGTTAATCGCCGACCCATTTTCATTCATGATCGGGCCGAAATATTTGACCATGCTGACAAAGGAGTAAGCCGAAGCGCTGACCGCTGCAAGGTAGCCTTGCCGCGAGGTTTCTAAAAGGGGCTTTTTCACCTCA
Above is a genomic segment from Candidatus Neptunochlamydia vexilliferae containing:
- a CDS encoding enoyl-[acyl-carrier-protein] reductase, which gives rise to MSLKGQKAFIAGIGDDQGYGWAIAKALAEAGCEIIIGTWAPIVKIFTTSWEVGKFDASRKLSDGSMMNYLKLYPIDASFDTPEEVPEEIKENKRYKQYSGYTVSEVAAQVEKDFGKIDIIVHSLANGPEVKKPLLETSRQGYLAAVSASAYSFVSMVKYFGPIMNENGSAINLTYLASERAVPGYGGGMSSAKAALESDTRTLAWEAGRKWGLRINTISAGALGSRAARAIGFIGAMIEYAHHNAPLQKDLKAEEIGNSAAFLLSPQASAITGVTLYVDNGMHAMGVAVDSPTLAQEKEEALT